The following proteins are co-located in the Sebastes umbrosus isolate fSebUmb1 chromosome 24, fSebUmb1.pri, whole genome shotgun sequence genome:
- the LOC119483360 gene encoding mitogen-activated protein kinase kinase kinase kinase 4-like isoform X17, with protein MANDSPAKSLVDIDLASLRDPAGIFELVEVVGNGTYGQVYKGRHVKTGQLAAIKVMDVTEDEEEEIKLEINMLKKYSHHRNIATYYGAFIKKSPPGHDDQLWLVMEFCGAGSITDLVKNTKGNQLKEDWIAYISREILRGLAHLHAHHVIHRDIKGQNVLLTENAEVKLVDFGVSAQLDRTVGRRNTFIGTPYWMAPEVIACDENPDATYDYRSDLWSCGITAIEMAEGAPPLCDMHPMRALFLIPRNPPPRLKSKKWSKKFFSFIEGCLVKNYTQRPPTEQLLKHPFIRDQPNERQVRIQLKDHIDRTKKKRGEKDETEYEYSGSEEEEEDPPEQEGEPSSIVNVPGESTLRRDFIRLQQENKERSEALRRQQLLQEQQLREQEEYKRQLLAERQKRIEQQKEQRRRLEEQQRREREMRRQQEREQRRREQEDKRRVEEMDRRRKEEEERRRAEDEKRRNDREQEYIRRQLEEEQRHLEMLQEQLLREQAMLLEFKWRELEEQRKAERLHKRLQQEQAYLLSLQHKQPPGDKTKLPSDHSKPLQSSTLPPDRVLATTPKAQVLDCAASAARGSCDSSRALETIPSDSPKSQAAEPEKTDSDEPCPSQLSDSPSPSQTETPPDSEPPQAESSEPDRPAEPVSHPPQPIREADERYRKNIQGSPQIAPPPKQPPLPPRSSEPFSNGGSSSEAAAMHRPMEPQVQWSHLAALKSSNSAAPSPPPPPLPPVVSRSQSFSEPGGVPSSFAQLHLRSQDPHHHHHPSPARTDPQPQPPLHHPQAHTRAEHQVGSEEVPPKVPVRTTSRSPVLSRRESPLPSQPGIQGGQRNAAGNVEQRPLWDRVEKLQPRPGSGSSSGSSNSSSQASPGDRFRPRSSSKSEGSPLQRPENVPKKQDEKNVARPTRPADLTALAKELRAVDDVRPPHKVTDYSSSSEDSGTTDEEDDEEVDQEAGEESTSGAEDSRAGFSHGFRRRLSNGETESAKTMLVEDSESDQANTPCKDGTLVIRQSQSESNSMSKHKSSSSFTPFIDPRLLQISPSSGSSLNNMAAFGPDGRLADPLRSDPSRKGSVVNVNPVNTRPPSDTPEIRKYKKRFNSEILCAALWGVNLLVGTESGLMLLDRSGQGKVYPLINRRRIQQMDVLEGLNVLVTISGKKNKLRVYYLSWLRNKILHNDPEVEKKQGWVNVGDLEGCVHYKVVKYERIKFLVLALKNAVEVYAWAPKPYHKFMAFKSFGDLVHKPLLVDLTVEEGQRLKIIYGSCSGFHAVDVDSGAVYDIYLPTHIQTSIQCHAIIILPNTDGIELLVCYEDEGVYVNTYGRITKDVVLQWGEMPTSVAYIRSNQIMGWGEKAIEIRSVETGHLDGVFMHKRAQRLKFLCERNDKVFFASVRAGGASQVYFMTLGRSSLMSW; from the exons GGACGACATGTCAAGACTGGACAGCTGGCTGCCATCAAAGTCATGGACGTCACAGAG gatgaagaggaggaaattaAACTGGAGATCAATATGCTGAAGAAGTACTCCCACCACCGAAACATAGCCACCTACTACGGTGCTTTCATTAAGAAGAGCCCCCCGGGACACGACGACCAGCTATGG TTGGTGATGGAGTTTTGTGGAGCTGGTTCGATCACAGACCTGGTGAAGAACACCAAGGGGAACCAGCTGAAGGAAGACTGGATCGCCTACATCTCCAGAGAGATCCTTAGG ggTCTGGCCCACCTACATGCCCACCACGTCATCCACCGTGACATCAAGGGCCAGAACGTCCTGTTGACTGAGAACGCCGAAGTCAAACTAG TTGACTTTGGCGTGAGTGCTCAGCTGGATCGGACAGTGGGGAGGAGAAACACCTTCATCGGGACCCCTTATTGGATGGCCCCCGAGGTCATCGCTTGTGACGAGAACCCAGACGCTACGTACGATTACAGA AGTGATCTCTGGTCTTGCGGTATCACAGCTATTGAAATGGCTGAAGGAGCACCAC CACTTTGTGACATGCACCCAATGCGTGCGCTCTTCCTCATTCCAAGAAACCCTCCTCCCAGACTCAAGTCTAAGAAATG GTCCAAAAAGTTTTTCAGTTTCATCGAGGGCTGTCTGGTGAAGAACTACACGCAGCGCCCCCCGACAGAGCAGCTGCTGAAGCACCCCTTCATCCGAGACCAGCCCAACGAGAGGCAGGTCCGCATTCAGCTTAAAGACCACATCGATCGTACCaagaagaagaggggagagAAGG ATGAGACAGAGTATGAGTACAGTggcagtgaggaggaggaggaggatcccccagagcaggagggagagccCAG CTCCATTGTCAATGTGCCAGGTGAGTCAACGCTGCGCCGTGACTTCATCCGCCTGCAGCAGGAGAACAAGGAGCGATCTGAGGCGCTCCGccgccagcagctcctccaggagCAGCAGCTCCGGGAGCAGGAGGAGTACAAGCGCCAACTACTGGCCGAGAGGCAGAAACGCATTgagcagcagaaggagcagaggaggcgGCTGGAGGAG CAACAGCGACGTGAGCGGGAGATGAGGAGGCAACAGGAGCGCGAGCAGCGACGCCGCGAGCAAGAGGACAAGAGGCGTGTTGAAGAGATGGATCGTAGACgtaaagaagaggaggaacgCCGGCGGGCTGAGGACGAGAAGAGAAGGAACGATCGTGAACAG GAGTACATCAGAcgtcagctggaggaggagcagaggcaCCTGGAGATGCTGCAGGAGCAGCTGCTCCGTGAACAGGCCATGTTGCTG GAGTTCAAGTGGCGGGAGCTCGAGGAGCAGCGCAAGGCCGAGCGACTCCATAAGCGCCTGCAGCAGGAGCAGGCCTACCTGCTGTCGCTCCAGCACAAACAGCCGCCCGGCGACAAGACCAAGCTCCCTTCAGACCATAGCAAACCTCTACAGAGCTCCACCCTGCCCCCTGACAGAGTCCTCGCCACAACCCCCAAAGCTCAGGTCCTTGACTGTGCTGCTTCTGCAGCGAGAGGCTCATGTGATTCCTCCAGAGCCCTTGAGACAATCCCCTCAGACAGCCCTAAATCCCAGGCAGCAGAGCCAGAGAAGACTGACTCTGATGAGCCCTGTCCCAGCCAGCTCTCAGACTCCCCCAGCCCCTCTCAGACTGAAACCCCCCCTGACTCTGAACCTCCCCAGGCAGAAAGCTCGGAGCCCGATAGGCCTGCAGAGCCCGTCAGTCATCCTCCTCAGCCTATCAGAGAG GCCGACGAGCGCTACCGTAAGAACATTCAGGGCTCCCCTCAGATCGCCCCTCCTCCCAAGCAGCCCCCTCTGCCTCCCCGCTCCTCTGAACCGTTCTCCAATGGCGGCTCCTCCTCCGAGGCCGCCGCCATGCACCGGCCCATGGAGCCTCag GTCCAGTGGTCCCACCTGGCTGCTCTAAAAAGCAGCAACAGCGCcgccccctctcctcctcctcctcctcttccgccCGTGGTCTCTCGCTCGCAGTCCTTCAGCGAGCCCGGCGGCGTGCCCTCTAGCTTTGCACAACTCCACCTGCGCTCCCAGGAcccccaccatcaccaccacccatCACCCGCACGCACTGACCCCCAGCCCCAACCTCCCCTCCACCACCCTCAGGCCCACACTAGGGCCGAACACCAGGTCGGCAGCGAGGAAGTACCGCCCAAG GTACCAGTGAGGACAACATCCAGGTCTCCAGTACTTTCGCGCAGAGAGTCCCCTCTGCCGTCACAGCCCGGCATCCAGGGTGGACAGAGAAATGCTGCCGG TAATGTGGAGCAGCGGCCGCTGTGGGACCGAGTGGAGAAGCTGCAGCCTCGGCCAGGCAGCGGCAGCTCCTCCGGCTCCTCCAACTCCAGCTCCCAGGCCAGTCCTGGTGACCGCTTCAGGCCACGCT CTTCCTCCAAATCTGAAGGATCGCCTCTCCAACGGCCTGAAAATGTtcccaaaaaacaagatgaaaagAACGTCGCGAGGCCCACTCGACCAGCT GATCTGACTGCTCTGGCCAAGGAGCTCCGTGCGGTAGACGACGTGAGGCCTCCCCACAAGGTCACCGACTACTCCTCCTCAAGCGAGGACTCGGGCACAACTGACGAGGAAGACGATGAGGAGGTGGACCAGGAGGCGGGAGAGGAGTCCACCTCAGGAGCCGAGGACTCCAGGGCTGG ATTTTCCCATGGCTTCCGCAGGAGGCTGAGCAACGGGGAGACGGAGTCGGCTAAGACCATGCTAGTTGAAGACTCAGAGAGCGACCAAGCCAATACGCCCTGCAAGGACGGCACGCTGGTCATCAGACAG TCCCAGTCAGAAAGCAACTCCATGTCCAAACAcaagtcttcctcctccttcactccCTTCATCGACCCTCGTCTTCTCCAGATCTCTCCATCCAGCGGCAGCTCCCTCAACAACATGG CAGCATTTGGGCCGGACGGACGGCTCGCAGACCCGCTGAGGTCCGACCCGTCCCGTAAAGGCTCAGTGGTCAACGTCAACCCTGTTAACACGCGCCCGCCCAGCGACACGCCAGAGATTCGCAAGTACAAGAAGAGGTTCAACTCTGAGATCCTGTGCGCTGCACTCTGGG GAGTGAACCTGCTGGTGGGAACAGAGAGCGGTCTGATGCTGCTGGACCGAAGCGGTCAGGGGAAGGTCTACCCCCTGATCAACAGGAGACGCATCCAGCAGATGGACGTCCTGGAGGGACTCAACGTCCTGGTCACCATATCAG GTAAAAAGAACAAGCTGCGAGTGTATTACCTGTCGTGGCTGAGAAACAAGATTTTGCACAACGACCCCGAGGTGGAGAAGAAGCAGGGTTGGGTTAACGTGGGCGACCTGGAGGGTTGCGTCCACTACAAAGTCG TGAAATATGAGAGGATTAAGTTCTTGGTGCTGGCCTTGAAGAACGCTGTGGAGGTGTACGCCTGGGCGCCCAAACCCTACCACAAATTCATGGCCTTTAAG TCTTTTGGTGATCTGGTGCACAAGCCTCTGCTGGTTGACCTGACGGTGGAGGAAGGTCAGAGGTTAAAGATCATCTATGGCTCCTGTTCAGGCTTCCATGCTGTGGATGTGGACTCCGGTGCCGTCTACGACATCTACCTGCCCACACAT ATCCAGACCAGCATTCAGTGCCACGCCATCATCATATTGCCCAACACCGACGGGATCGAGCTGCTGGTGTGTTACGAGGACGAGGGCGTCTACGTCAACACCTACGGGCGCATCACCAAGGACGTGGTGCTGCAGTGGGGAGAAATGCCAACTTCAGTGg CCTACATTAGGTCAAACCAGATCATGGGCTGGGGTGAGAAGGCCATAGAGATCCGCTCAGTGGAGACGGGCCACCTGGACGGCGTCTTCATGCACAAGAGAGCCCAGAGACTCAAGTTCCTTTGTGAGAGGAATGACAAG GTCTTCTTCGCCTCCGTGCGCGCTGGAGGTGCCAGCCAGGTGTACTTCATGACCCTGGGACGCTCTTCCCTCATGAGCTGGTAG
- the LOC119483360 gene encoding mitogen-activated protein kinase kinase kinase kinase 4-like isoform X7: protein MANDSPAKSLVDIDLASLRDPAGIFELVEVVGNGTYGQVYKGRHVKTGQLAAIKVMDVTEDEEEEIKLEINMLKKYSHHRNIATYYGAFIKKSPPGHDDQLWLVMEFCGAGSITDLVKNTKGNQLKEDWIAYISREILRGLAHLHAHHVIHRDIKGQNVLLTENAEVKLVDFGVSAQLDRTVGRRNTFIGTPYWMAPEVIACDENPDATYDYRSDLWSCGITAIEMAEGAPPLCDMHPMRALFLIPRNPPPRLKSKKWSKKFFSFIEGCLVKNYTQRPPTEQLLKHPFIRDQPNERQVRIQLKDHIDRTKKKRGEKDETEYEYSGSEEEEEDPPEQEGEPSSIVNVPGESTLRRDFIRLQQENKERSEALRRQQLLQEQQLREQEEYKRQLLAERQKRIEQQKEQRRRLEEQQRREREMRRQQEREQRRREQEDKRRVEEMDRRRKEEEERRRAEDEKRRNDREQEYIRRQLEEEQRHLEMLQEQLLREQAMLLEFKWRELEEQRKAERLHKRLQQEQAYLLSLQHKQPPGDKTKLPSDHSKPLQSSTLPPDRVLATTPKAQVLDCAASAARGSCDSSRALETIPSDSPKSQAAEPEKTDSDEPCPSQLSDSPSPSQTETPPDSEPPQAESSEPDRPAEPVSHPPQPIREADERYRKNIQGSPQIAPPPKQPPLPPRSSEPFSNGGSSSEAAAMHRPMEPQVQWSHLAALKSSNSAAPSPPPPPLPPVVSRSQSFSEPGGVPSSFAQLHLRSQDPHHHHHPSPARTDPQPQPPLHHPQAHTRAEHQVGSEEVPPKVPVRTTSRSPVLSRRESPLPSQPGIQGGQRNAAGNVEQRPLWDRVEKLQPRPGSGSSSGSSNSSSQASPGDRFRPRSSSKSEGSPLQRPENVPKKQDEKNVARPTRPADLTALAKELRAVDDVRPPHKVTDYSSSSEDSGTTDEEDDEEVDQEAGEESTSGAEDSRAGRLSNGETESAKTMLVEDSESDQANTPCKDGTLVIRQSTADIKRLVNLSSSSSPLAGPGHVHGQPQPPSHGMAEKNGFAGRIHHLPDLIQQSHHSPSSSTTIPSSSSTSSPSFPSSSSYASPAMSPQNPLDDLTAIESQSESNSMSKHKSSSSFTPFIDPRLLQISPSSGSSLNNMAAFGPDGRLADPLRSDPSRKGSVVNVNPVNTRPPSDTPEIRKYKKRFNSEILCAALWGVNLLVGTESGLMLLDRSGQGKVYPLINRRRIQQMDVLEGLNVLVTISGKKNKLRVYYLSWLRNKILHNDPEVEKKQGWVNVGDLEGCVHYKVVKYERIKFLVLALKNAVEVYAWAPKPYHKFMAFKSFGDLVHKPLLVDLTVEEGQRLKIIYGSCSGFHAVDVDSGAVYDIYLPTHIQTSIQCHAIIILPNTDGIELLVCYEDEGVYVNTYGRITKDVVLQWGEMPTSVAYIRSNQIMGWGEKAIEIRSVETGHLDGVFMHKRAQRLKFLCERNDKVFFASVRAGGASQVYFMTLGRSSLMSW from the exons GGACGACATGTCAAGACTGGACAGCTGGCTGCCATCAAAGTCATGGACGTCACAGAG gatgaagaggaggaaattaAACTGGAGATCAATATGCTGAAGAAGTACTCCCACCACCGAAACATAGCCACCTACTACGGTGCTTTCATTAAGAAGAGCCCCCCGGGACACGACGACCAGCTATGG TTGGTGATGGAGTTTTGTGGAGCTGGTTCGATCACAGACCTGGTGAAGAACACCAAGGGGAACCAGCTGAAGGAAGACTGGATCGCCTACATCTCCAGAGAGATCCTTAGG ggTCTGGCCCACCTACATGCCCACCACGTCATCCACCGTGACATCAAGGGCCAGAACGTCCTGTTGACTGAGAACGCCGAAGTCAAACTAG TTGACTTTGGCGTGAGTGCTCAGCTGGATCGGACAGTGGGGAGGAGAAACACCTTCATCGGGACCCCTTATTGGATGGCCCCCGAGGTCATCGCTTGTGACGAGAACCCAGACGCTACGTACGATTACAGA AGTGATCTCTGGTCTTGCGGTATCACAGCTATTGAAATGGCTGAAGGAGCACCAC CACTTTGTGACATGCACCCAATGCGTGCGCTCTTCCTCATTCCAAGAAACCCTCCTCCCAGACTCAAGTCTAAGAAATG GTCCAAAAAGTTTTTCAGTTTCATCGAGGGCTGTCTGGTGAAGAACTACACGCAGCGCCCCCCGACAGAGCAGCTGCTGAAGCACCCCTTCATCCGAGACCAGCCCAACGAGAGGCAGGTCCGCATTCAGCTTAAAGACCACATCGATCGTACCaagaagaagaggggagagAAGG ATGAGACAGAGTATGAGTACAGTggcagtgaggaggaggaggaggatcccccagagcaggagggagagccCAG CTCCATTGTCAATGTGCCAGGTGAGTCAACGCTGCGCCGTGACTTCATCCGCCTGCAGCAGGAGAACAAGGAGCGATCTGAGGCGCTCCGccgccagcagctcctccaggagCAGCAGCTCCGGGAGCAGGAGGAGTACAAGCGCCAACTACTGGCCGAGAGGCAGAAACGCATTgagcagcagaaggagcagaggaggcgGCTGGAGGAG CAACAGCGACGTGAGCGGGAGATGAGGAGGCAACAGGAGCGCGAGCAGCGACGCCGCGAGCAAGAGGACAAGAGGCGTGTTGAAGAGATGGATCGTAGACgtaaagaagaggaggaacgCCGGCGGGCTGAGGACGAGAAGAGAAGGAACGATCGTGAACAG GAGTACATCAGAcgtcagctggaggaggagcagaggcaCCTGGAGATGCTGCAGGAGCAGCTGCTCCGTGAACAGGCCATGTTGCTG GAGTTCAAGTGGCGGGAGCTCGAGGAGCAGCGCAAGGCCGAGCGACTCCATAAGCGCCTGCAGCAGGAGCAGGCCTACCTGCTGTCGCTCCAGCACAAACAGCCGCCCGGCGACAAGACCAAGCTCCCTTCAGACCATAGCAAACCTCTACAGAGCTCCACCCTGCCCCCTGACAGAGTCCTCGCCACAACCCCCAAAGCTCAGGTCCTTGACTGTGCTGCTTCTGCAGCGAGAGGCTCATGTGATTCCTCCAGAGCCCTTGAGACAATCCCCTCAGACAGCCCTAAATCCCAGGCAGCAGAGCCAGAGAAGACTGACTCTGATGAGCCCTGTCCCAGCCAGCTCTCAGACTCCCCCAGCCCCTCTCAGACTGAAACCCCCCCTGACTCTGAACCTCCCCAGGCAGAAAGCTCGGAGCCCGATAGGCCTGCAGAGCCCGTCAGTCATCCTCCTCAGCCTATCAGAGAG GCCGACGAGCGCTACCGTAAGAACATTCAGGGCTCCCCTCAGATCGCCCCTCCTCCCAAGCAGCCCCCTCTGCCTCCCCGCTCCTCTGAACCGTTCTCCAATGGCGGCTCCTCCTCCGAGGCCGCCGCCATGCACCGGCCCATGGAGCCTCag GTCCAGTGGTCCCACCTGGCTGCTCTAAAAAGCAGCAACAGCGCcgccccctctcctcctcctcctcctcttccgccCGTGGTCTCTCGCTCGCAGTCCTTCAGCGAGCCCGGCGGCGTGCCCTCTAGCTTTGCACAACTCCACCTGCGCTCCCAGGAcccccaccatcaccaccacccatCACCCGCACGCACTGACCCCCAGCCCCAACCTCCCCTCCACCACCCTCAGGCCCACACTAGGGCCGAACACCAGGTCGGCAGCGAGGAAGTACCGCCCAAG GTACCAGTGAGGACAACATCCAGGTCTCCAGTACTTTCGCGCAGAGAGTCCCCTCTGCCGTCACAGCCCGGCATCCAGGGTGGACAGAGAAATGCTGCCGG TAATGTGGAGCAGCGGCCGCTGTGGGACCGAGTGGAGAAGCTGCAGCCTCGGCCAGGCAGCGGCAGCTCCTCCGGCTCCTCCAACTCCAGCTCCCAGGCCAGTCCTGGTGACCGCTTCAGGCCACGCT CTTCCTCCAAATCTGAAGGATCGCCTCTCCAACGGCCTGAAAATGTtcccaaaaaacaagatgaaaagAACGTCGCGAGGCCCACTCGACCAGCT GATCTGACTGCTCTGGCCAAGGAGCTCCGTGCGGTAGACGACGTGAGGCCTCCCCACAAGGTCACCGACTACTCCTCCTCAAGCGAGGACTCGGGCACAACTGACGAGGAAGACGATGAGGAGGTGGACCAGGAGGCGGGAGAGGAGTCCACCTCAGGAGCCGAGGACTCCAGGGCTGG GAGGCTGAGCAACGGGGAGACGGAGTCGGCTAAGACCATGCTAGTTGAAGACTCAGAGAGCGACCAAGCCAATACGCCCTGCAAGGACGGCACGCTGGTCATCAGACAG AGCACCGCCGACATAAAGCGGTTGGTcaatctctcctcctcctcctctcccttggCTGGCCCTGGTCACGTCCACGGCCAGCCCCAACCCCCCAGCCACGGCATGGCGGAGAAAAACGGCTTTGCCGGCCGCATACACCACCTGCCAGACCTTATCCAGCAGAGCCATCattccccttcctcctccacaaccatcccttcctcctcctccacctcctctccctccttcccctcATCATCTAGCTATGCCAGTCCTGCCATGTCCCCACAGAACCCCCTGGACGATCTCACTGCCATAGAG TCCCAGTCAGAAAGCAACTCCATGTCCAAACAcaagtcttcctcctccttcactccCTTCATCGACCCTCGTCTTCTCCAGATCTCTCCATCCAGCGGCAGCTCCCTCAACAACATGG CAGCATTTGGGCCGGACGGACGGCTCGCAGACCCGCTGAGGTCCGACCCGTCCCGTAAAGGCTCAGTGGTCAACGTCAACCCTGTTAACACGCGCCCGCCCAGCGACACGCCAGAGATTCGCAAGTACAAGAAGAGGTTCAACTCTGAGATCCTGTGCGCTGCACTCTGGG GAGTGAACCTGCTGGTGGGAACAGAGAGCGGTCTGATGCTGCTGGACCGAAGCGGTCAGGGGAAGGTCTACCCCCTGATCAACAGGAGACGCATCCAGCAGATGGACGTCCTGGAGGGACTCAACGTCCTGGTCACCATATCAG GTAAAAAGAACAAGCTGCGAGTGTATTACCTGTCGTGGCTGAGAAACAAGATTTTGCACAACGACCCCGAGGTGGAGAAGAAGCAGGGTTGGGTTAACGTGGGCGACCTGGAGGGTTGCGTCCACTACAAAGTCG TGAAATATGAGAGGATTAAGTTCTTGGTGCTGGCCTTGAAGAACGCTGTGGAGGTGTACGCCTGGGCGCCCAAACCCTACCACAAATTCATGGCCTTTAAG TCTTTTGGTGATCTGGTGCACAAGCCTCTGCTGGTTGACCTGACGGTGGAGGAAGGTCAGAGGTTAAAGATCATCTATGGCTCCTGTTCAGGCTTCCATGCTGTGGATGTGGACTCCGGTGCCGTCTACGACATCTACCTGCCCACACAT ATCCAGACCAGCATTCAGTGCCACGCCATCATCATATTGCCCAACACCGACGGGATCGAGCTGCTGGTGTGTTACGAGGACGAGGGCGTCTACGTCAACACCTACGGGCGCATCACCAAGGACGTGGTGCTGCAGTGGGGAGAAATGCCAACTTCAGTGg CCTACATTAGGTCAAACCAGATCATGGGCTGGGGTGAGAAGGCCATAGAGATCCGCTCAGTGGAGACGGGCCACCTGGACGGCGTCTTCATGCACAAGAGAGCCCAGAGACTCAAGTTCCTTTGTGAGAGGAATGACAAG GTCTTCTTCGCCTCCGTGCGCGCTGGAGGTGCCAGCCAGGTGTACTTCATGACCCTGGGACGCTCTTCCCTCATGAGCTGGTAG